The genomic window agaaagagacagagagagacagagagagagagagaaaaagagagagacagcgagagagagagagagacattctccACTGCTCTGCTATCTGTGCCTCTGTAATGCCAGCAGACACAATGCTCTTTGgcctagataaataaatacaaagaAAAAGTCCATTTCCCCATAAATAAACAATGCAGTGGTAAAATATGAACTATATGTAAACTATAGTTGATGATAATAAAATAGataggatatacagtgccttgcaaaagtattcggcccccttgaactttgcgaccttttgccacatttcaggcttcaaacataaagatataaaactgtatttttttgtgaagaatcaacaacaagtgggacacaatcatgaagtggaacgacatttcttggatatttaaaacttttttaacaaatcaaaaactgaaaaattgggcgtgcaaaattattcagcccccttaagttaatactttgtagcgccaccttttgctgcgattacagctgtaagtcgcttggggtatgtctctatcagttttgcacatcgagagactgaaattgtttcccattcctcctacaatggaatggttagaatgtgttagaatggccaagtcaaagtccagacctgaatccaatcgagaatctgtggaaagaactgaaaactgctgttcacaaatgctctccatccaacctcactgagctcgagctgtttttcaaggaggaatgggaagaaatgtcagtctctcgatgtgcaaaactgatagagacataccccaagcgacttacagctgtaatcgcagcaaaaggtggcgctacaaagtattaacttaagggggctgaataattttgcacgcccaatttttcagtttttgatttgttaaaaaagtttgaaatatccaataaatgtcgttccactaaatgattgtgtcccacttgttgttgattcttcacaaaaaaatacagttttatatctttatgtttgaagcctgaaatgtggcaaaaggtcgcaaagttcaaggggggcgaatactttcgcaaggcactgcactGTTGATCATGTAGTTTACATGTATTGATAATATCTTATGACTTCAACTTTCAACTGTCTATCAAGCTTATTCATTCGCTGACGAAAGAGACATACACTGTATTCCCTACAGAAATGAgggatatgtcccaaatggcacgccatgggccctggtctaaagtagtgcactatatagggactagggtgccatttgggaggcagaccTACAATGATGAAAGAGAACTACGCCTACAGAGACCAACAGATGGTATATATCAGTTTTGGCAGTATCTAATAAGAGCATGATGGCATTGGTGTTAGTTTCAGTATTACATCAAACCATACATCATTTACTACAAAGccagtcagaggaaacaccacagTTTCATTAGTTGATCAGCTAGAACCACTAATCACGACGCGCCCGTCATGGCTCTGGTCAAACTTAGCGTACTACGTaggggaatagtgtgccgtttgggatgcagacaAGCGTTCATTCTAAGATGACATCAACCCAGACATCCCCCTCCCCACATACCTTCTCCTGATTCTCTTCCTCTACCCCCTCATCATACCCACATCACCAAAGAACTTCCCCAGAGTGTGTCAAAACTACCTGTTTCCTAGGGATTCCAACCCAAGACCCCCTGCTCTGCTGCTGCTAAAAAAAAGGTGTTAATGAGCGGCCGTGTGTTGGTGTTTGATTTAAAGGAAACTTCGCTCAGTCAGAGAACCCACAACCTCACACCTCTATCGtttctgcctctgcctcaactATATAAATACTTGTCTGTCTGAGCTTCAgcatcagtcagacagacacagaagaACAAGACTTGGGTCGTCTCAGCTACAAGGCGGTCTCGTTAAGTCAACTCAAGTCAAGGACTTTGACTGAAGTTACCGTACACCGATTGAGGACTATTGAGCTTTGAGGGATCTTCAGTGTGACGTTGAGGGCCATGGATGTGTTATCAAGGGCTGTGATGTGTTTCTGCTTGATGGGCTGGATGACTTTAGGATGGAGTAATGCTGCTCAGTACACATCAATTAACATGAAGAGAAACATAGACAAACTGAAAGTCCACTATGTAAGTATCATACACATTATTAACTGGGGAAACAGGGGTttctcctgacagacagacagacagacagacagacagacagacagacagacagacagacagacagaacagggagaTCTCCTTCCTAATTGGAGGCCAACAGTAGGACAGAACAGGGAGATCTCCTTCCTAATGGGAGGCCAACAGAAGGACAGAACAGGGAGATCTCCTTCCTAATGGGAGGCCAACAGTAGGACAGAACAGGGAGATCTCCTTCCTAATTGGAGGCCAACAGTAGGACAGAACAGGGAGATCTCCTTCCTAATGGGAGGCCAACAGTAGGACAGAACAGGGAGATCTCCTTCCTAATGGGAGGCCAACAGTAGGACAGAACAGGGAGATCTCCTTCCTAATTGGAGGCCAACAGTAGGACAGAACAGGGAGATCTCCTTCCTAATTGGAGGCCAACAGTAGGACAGAACAGGGAGATCTCCTTCCTAATGGGAGGCCAACAGTAGGACAGAACAGGGAGATCTCCTTCCCAATGGGAGGCCAACAGTAGGACAGAACAGGGAGATCTCCTTCCTAATGGGAGGCCAACAGTAGGACAGAACAGGGAGATCTCCTTCCTAATGGGAGGCCAACAGTAGGACAGAACAGGGAGATCTCCTTCCTAATTGGAGGCCAACAGTAGGACAGAACAGGGAGATCTCCTTCCTAATTGGAGGCCAACAGTAGGACAGAACAGGGAGATCTCCTTCCTAATGGGAGGCCAACAGTAGGACAGAACAGGGAGATCTCCTTCCTAATGGGAGGCCAACAGTAGGACAGAACAGGGAGATCTCCTTCCTAATGGGAGGCCAACAGTAGGACAGAACAGGGAGAACATTGGATGTTGATGAGTTAGAAATAAAATGTTTGACTAAAACCAAGAGGAGTTCCACACTTCCTGCCCAAGCAGGAAAGACTTGTCAGTGAGACTGAAATGAAACTGAAAATGATGACATCATCATAACAGTGCATTTCCAGGTAGGCCCATAGACACCAGACCTGGCTCAAACACTTCCATCTGAGGATGAGCTTTAGCTtggagtttgcacttttgggactactcCATTGTTGCCATTGTACGTGACAAACTAAATTATGTATTTTAAGTTATTTGACCTTTttagcccaggtctgacagacaCTATACTTGTGATTAGGGGGAGAAGAGTCCACTATATGCAATATACTGCAGCAAGTTGAAGGAGAAAAACAACTGATTGTCATCATGTCTTGTTCTTTCAGAAGATCTCCAAGGACCAGCTGTTCAACGGAAACCCTGTTTTCCCCAAGGACACGTTTGAGGTAACATATCATGTTACACATTGTTATCCCCTTCAGGATAATATCCCCAATGTGAAACTACTGCTTACCCTTGGGCTAGGCTGGAGACAAaactaactttctctctctctctctctctctctccctctctctctctctctgtctctctctctctctgtctctctctctctctctctctctgtctctctgtctctctctctctgtctctctctatctctctctctccccctctctccctctctctctctctctctctccctccttctctccctcaggaCAGTGAGCGGAGGGTGTTGATGAGTGTGGTTCTGGACGTGTACCTGAGTATCTTCGGCCAGATGCTGAACCAGACGGGGGACCAGGAAATGATTGAGAGTCTGAAATATGTCAAGGGGAAAATTCAGGATCTCCAGAAACACTATTTCCTGGGGAGGATACCTGAGCTGAGGACACACCTGCAGAACCTGTGGGCCATCGAGGTGAGCTTCCCTCCATGAAGTAGAACACAGATCTGCTATAGTCTACTTTCACATGTTCCATCGATTAATATTTTAGCAGATGAAGTCACATGACATGCACTTATGCATCATTACATTGTGTTTTTATTAACGATACATCCCATAGACGATGCAACATTTAAATTAGCAGCTTTTCTGGCTACCATCATCATTGGctgtagtatagtctactgtatagacacaATCATCATGGctgtagtatagtctactgtatagacaccatcatcattggctgtagtatagtctactgtatagacaccatcatcatggctgtagtatagtctactgtatagacaccatcatcattggctgtagtatagtctactgtatagacaccatcatcattggctgtagtatagtctactgtatagacaccatcatcatTGGCTGTTgcatagtctactgtatagacaccatcatcattggctgtagtatagtctactgtatagacaccatcatcattggctgtagtatagtctactgtatagacaccatcatcatTGGCTGTTgcatagtctactgtatagacaccatcatcattggctgtagtatagtctactgtatagacaccatcatcattggctgtagtatagtctactgtatagacaccatcatcattggctgtagtatagtctactgtatagacaccatcatcattggctgtagtatagtctactgtatagacaccatcatcatTGGCTGTTGCATATtctactgtatagacaccatcatcattggctgtagtatagtctactgtatagacaccatcatcattggctgtagtatagtctactgtatagacaccatcatcatTGGCTGTTgcatagtctactgtatagacaccatcatcattggctgtagtatagtctactgtatagacaccatcaacattggctgtagtatagtctactgtatagacaccatcatcattggctgtagtatagtctactgtatagacaccatcatcatTGGCTGTTgcatagtctactgtatagacaccatcatcattggctgtagtatagtctactgtatagacaccatcatcattggctgtagtatagtctactgtatagacaccatcatcatTGGCTGTTgcatagtctactgtatagacaccatcatcattggctgtagtatagtctactgtatagacaccatcaacattggctgtagtatagtctactgtatagacaccatcatcattggctgtagtatagtctactgtatagacaccatcatcattggctgtagtatagtctactgtatagacaccatcatcatgacggtagtatagtctactgtatagacaccatcatggctgtagtatagtctactgtatagacaccatcatcatggctgtagtatagtctactgtatagacaccatcatcatggctgtagtatagtctactgtatagacaccatcatcatgacggtagtatagtctactgtatagacaccatcatggctgtagtatagtctactgtatagacaccatcatcatggctgtagtatagtctactgtatagacaccatcatcattggctgtagtatagtctactgtatagacaccatcatcattggctgtagtatagtctactgtatagacaccatcatcattggctgtagtatagtctactgtatagacaccatcatcattggctgtagtatagtctactgtatagacaccatcatcatggctgtagtatagtctactgtatagacaccatcatcatggcggtagtatagtctactgtatagacaccatcatcatgactgtagtatagtctactgtatagacaccatcatcatggcggtagtatagtctactgtatagacaccatAATCATGACggtagtatagtctactgtatagacaccatcatcatgacggtagtatagtctactgtatagacaccatcGTCATGACTGTAGTTtagtctactgtatagacaccataatggctgtagtatagtctactgtatagacaccatcatcatggctgtagtatagtctactgtatagacaccatcatcatggctgtagtatagtctactgtacagacaccatcatcattacggtagtatagtctactgtacagacaccatcatcatggctgtagtatagtctactgtatagacaccatcATGGCTGTAgcatagtctactgtatagacaccatcatcatGACACCTGATGAACTAATTACCTGATAGTTAATGCCTGTATCTTCTGTCTCAGACCAGTGACACCACAGTCCAGGGGAAGGCTCTGTCCGAGTTCATTACCATCTACGAGAAAGCCTCCAAACTGGCCCTTAAGTTCCATCTAAAGAAGGACAACCGCAGGAAGAGACGGCAAGCCCAGAGGCTCAAATCTACACACATCATGTAGATGACCAGACGTGTCTACTGTGAAGGCTAGGTGTAGGGTGAAGTTACACCGGGAAgttgatcttgggtcagtttagcatttccccCTCTAACGGtgaaggttaggattgggggagggagctgatcctagatctgtacctaggggaaccCACCCCCCAAAAGCCACAGTTGAGATACATATTGAAGTAAAAATGTTCCTTGATACAAAATACCTCAACTGGACATCtatttataaaatgtatttatttaatctatGAAATCACGCACAATACTCAATGGTATATTATCATTGATAAGAGTATTTATTTTTCTCGAATCAatacatttatatttattattaattATCttagaaaatgtttgttttttaataaaTAGTTATTTATTACTAAATCTGTAAATTCTACGACTGAATAAACAGACACTGAGGAAACAGTTCTGATGACTgatatctacacacacacacacacacacacacacacccccctatGTGTGGTGCTGTATGGAAATATCACACATTGGCTGACTGACTTTTATAATTGTTCTTGTATTGAAACCAAAACCCTCTCCTGCATGTGGCCCACACAACGGCCGTGGCCCACACAACGGCCGGGGCCCACACAACGGCCGTGGCCCAAATGGGCGGCCCATAGCGTCCTGGTCAaaggaagtgcactatataggggctaggctgccatttgggatgcccaCAAGATAACACCACAACATCCGTCTTCAGAAACAGGAATAAACCAAACACACTAACCTAAACACCCCACTAACCTAACCTAAACACACTAACCTAACCTAAACACCCCACTAACCTAACCTAAACGCCCCACTAACCTAACCTAAACGCCCCACTAACCTAACCGCCACACTAACCTAACCACCCCACTAACCTAACCGCCACACTAACCTAACCACCCCACTAACCTAACCGCCACACTAACCTAAACACTTGTGTTTAAAGGTTTAAGatcaacacttacagttgaagtcagaagttaacatgcacttaggttggagtcattaaaactcgtttttcaacttcTCCACACATGTCTTGTTAACACACTCTAGGTTTgacaagtcgtttaggacaagtcgtttaggacaaGCCGTTTAGGACAAGCCGTTTAggacaagtcgtttaggacaagtcgtttaggacaagtcgtttaggacaaCTCGTTTAGGACAACTCGTTTAGGACAAGCCGTTTAggacaagtcgtttaggacaaGCCGTTTAGGACAAGCCGTTTAGGACAAGTTGTTTAggacaagtcgtttaggacaagtcgtttaggacaagtcgtttaggacaagtcgtttaggacaagtcgtttaggacaagtcgtttaggacatctactttcggCTTTCGAAAGaactggaccaaagcgcagcgtacgtattcct from Oncorhynchus mykiss isolate Arlee chromosome 15, USDA_OmykA_1.1, whole genome shotgun sequence includes these protein-coding regions:
- the LOC118938933 gene encoding interferon gamma 1-like, which codes for MDVLSRAVMCFCLMGWMTLGWSNAAQYTSINMKRNIDKLKVHYKISKDQLFNGNPVFPKDTFEDSERRVLMSVVLDVYLSIFGQMLNQTGDQEMIESLKYVKGKIQDLQKHYFLGRIPELRTHLQNLWAIETSDTTVQGKALSEFITIYEKASKLALKFHLKKDNRRKRRQAQRLKSTHIM